Within Coprobacter tertius, the genomic segment CGGAGAAAACATACTGACTCCTCCGAAAAAAGAATCTCTCTGGTCTCAATTTATCAAGAAATTCGAAGATCCTATCATCCGCATTTTACTCGTCGCATTGCTTCTCTCTTTCGGAGTATCGATTTACCAATATACTACCGGAATGGAAGATGCTGGCGTATTTCTCGAACCTGCCGGTATTTTCCTGGCAGTCATATTAGCTACAATGGTCGGATTTTTTTTCGAACTGAGCGCCAATAAAAAATTTGACGTACTCAATCAAGTAAACGACGACACGCTCGTAAAAGTAATAAGAAACAGTTCGATACGGGAAATCCCCAGAAAAGATGTCGTTGTAGGCGATATCGTCATTCTCGAAACGGGAGAAGAAGTCCCCGCAGACGGTATTCTCATCGAAGCCGTTTCATTACAAATCAACGAATCGACCCTCACCGGCGAACCGATGATCGGAAAAACAGTAGATGAAGCTGATTTTGAAAAAGACGCCACCTACCCCTCTAACGAAGTAATGAAAGGAACAACCGTTGTCGACGGGCACGGGATCATGCGTGTAATAAAAGTAGGTGACGCAACCGAATACGGGAAAGTATATGAGGGGTCTCAAATAGAGAATAAAACAAAAACTCCTCTCAATTCACAACTCGATACTTTAGGCCGCTTTATTACTAAAGCCAGTTATACTATTGCAGGCCTGATTATCATTGTCAGAATGTCTCTCTATTTTCTGCATATCGAAACATTAGACTGGATCGCCATGGGAAGTTATCTTCTTAATACGGCCATGATCGCAGTAACGGTTATCGTTGTAGCTGTTCCCGAAGGATTGCCCATGAGTGTAACGCTTAGCCTGGCATTAAGCATGAAACGAATGCTCTCGACGAACAATCTGGTACGAAAAATGCATGCTTGCGAAACCATGGGAGCGGCTTCGGTCATTTGTACCGATAAAACAGGAACTCTTACCCAAAATCAGATGCAAGTTTATCACGCCGATTTTGCAAACCTTAAAGGGCAGGAATTGAATGACGACAAACTTTGTTCCTTAATTAAAGAAGGTATTTCGGTAAATTCTACCGCATTTCTCGACGAATCTAATCCTGAAAAAACGACAGCATTAGGAAATCCTACCGAAGGAGCTCTGCTTCTCTGGTTGAAAAATAAAGGCGTAAATTATCTTACTTTACGCGAAGCTGCCCCTGTAATTGACCAGCTAACTTTTTCTACCGAGCGTAAATACATGGCAACTCTAGTAGATTCTCCGTCGATCGGGAAAAAAGTTTTATATGTAAAAGGAGCTCCCGAATATGTATTGGCTCATTGTAAGACGGTACTTACAGAAACCGGAGAATTACCGGTTGAAGATTGTAAAGACAAAATTGAAACCGAATTATTACGCTATCAGGAACAAGCTATGCGAACCCTTGGTTTCGCATATCAGATTATAGAAAACGACGATATTGTACTTTTCAAAGACGGACGATTATCAGACGAAGTATCCCTTACCTTTATGGGTATTACTGCGATATCAGATCCGGTAAGACCTGATGTACCCGATGCCATACACCAATGCCTCGACGCTGGAATCAACATCAAAATCGTTACGGGAGACACCCCGGGAACTGCCACCGAAATCGGCCGCCAGATCGGATTATGGAAACCCGAAGACACAGAATATAACCGGATTACCGGAACAGAATTTGCAGCAATGGATGATCAATCACTGCTTGATCGCATCATGGATCTGAAAATCATTTCTCGAGCAAGACCCATGGACAAAGAACGTCTGGTAAAACTATTACAACAAAAGGGGCAAGTGGTCGCCGTAACCGGAGACGGAACCA encodes:
- a CDS encoding calcium-translocating P-type ATPase, PMCA-type → MEQKQHLTGLSDQEVVTSRLKYGENILTPPKKESLWSQFIKKFEDPIIRILLVALLLSFGVSIYQYTTGMEDAGVFLEPAGIFLAVILATMVGFFFELSANKKFDVLNQVNDDTLVKVIRNSSIREIPRKDVVVGDIVILETGEEVPADGILIEAVSLQINESTLTGEPMIGKTVDEADFEKDATYPSNEVMKGTTVVDGHGIMRVIKVGDATEYGKVYEGSQIENKTKTPLNSQLDTLGRFITKASYTIAGLIIIVRMSLYFLHIETLDWIAMGSYLLNTAMIAVTVIVVAVPEGLPMSVTLSLALSMKRMLSTNNLVRKMHACETMGAASVICTDKTGTLTQNQMQVYHADFANLKGQELNDDKLCSLIKEGISVNSTAFLDESNPEKTTALGNPTEGALLLWLKNKGVNYLTLREAAPVIDQLTFSTERKYMATLVDSPSIGKKVLYVKGAPEYVLAHCKTVLTETGELPVEDCKDKIETELLRYQEQAMRTLGFAYQIIENDDIVLFKDGRLSDEVSLTFMGITAISDPVRPDVPDAIHQCLDAGINIKIVTGDTPGTATEIGRQIGLWKPEDTEYNRITGTEFAAMDDQSLLDRIMDLKIISRARPMDKERLVKLLQQKGQVVAVTGDGTNDAPALNAAQVGLSMGDGTTVAKEASAITILDNSFKSITRAVMWGRSLYQNIRRFILFQMTINVVACLIVLIGAFLGTESPLTVTQMLWVNLIMDTFAALALASLPPSPKVMKDKPRKITDFIINKPMAIRIIGTGFAFVILLFGLLQYFKHTDITTLADFSILDFFVNFFNFTDVPHGLSVYELSLFFTIFVMLQFWNMFNAKAFGDTKSAFSGLGHSKQFLSVALVIVIGQAIIVTFGGKMFNVTPIRFDDWIYIICGTSIVLWCGEIYRMIRRLLK